In Acidobacteriota bacterium, one genomic interval encodes:
- a CDS encoding acyl-CoA carboxylase subunit beta, whose protein sequence is MQALRSNVDVRSEQFRKNRADILEQIDQVNDLLEQVAGGGGPEAMNRLRSRGRLPVRERVANALDRDSPFLEISPLAAWNSYYTVGSGFVLGVGVISGTECVILGHDPSVRAGAFNEFNSKKLMRGLEIARVNRLPYVQFVESAGADLRGNTGDDPDAQTKRTVGHFAESGRLFYEISELSKMRIPTVSIVFGASTAGGAYQPGMSDYNIFVRNQAMVSLGGPPLVKMATGEDAEPESIGGADMHCRVSGLGDYLAQDEMDGIRLLRDVVHHLNWRKEGPGPSLPPDDPVLDPEELLGLVSRDLRSPLDIREVIGRVVDGSRFEEFKPLYGPTIVCGWSSIHGYPVGILGNNGALFSESAEKATQFIQLCNQIDVPLLFLHNITGYIVGTDYEQGGITKNGSKMINAVANSTVPHLSVIVGASYGAGNYGMSGRAYGTRFTYIWPTAKIAVMGPEQMAGVMTIVTRAAAKRRGIPFDEEADRKRAAGVIHWAEKRSLGLYATSRVSDDGMIDPRDTRTVLGLSLSACHSRAVEGAKGYAVFRM, encoded by the coding sequence ATGCAGGCTCTCAGATCCAACGTCGACGTTCGCTCGGAGCAGTTCAGGAAGAACCGCGCCGACATCCTGGAGCAGATCGACCAGGTCAACGACCTGCTCGAGCAGGTGGCCGGAGGCGGTGGGCCGGAGGCGATGAACCGCCTGCGCAGCCGGGGCAGGCTGCCGGTGCGCGAGCGCGTGGCGAACGCCCTCGACCGGGACAGCCCTTTCCTCGAGATCTCGCCGCTGGCGGCCTGGAACTCGTACTACACGGTGGGCTCCGGCTTCGTGCTCGGCGTCGGCGTCATCTCGGGCACGGAGTGCGTGATCCTCGGCCACGACCCGTCGGTGCGGGCCGGCGCCTTCAACGAGTTCAACTCGAAGAAGCTGATGCGCGGTCTCGAGATTGCGCGGGTCAACCGGCTCCCCTACGTCCAGTTCGTGGAGTCGGCGGGCGCCGACCTGCGCGGCAACACGGGCGACGATCCGGATGCGCAGACGAAGCGCACGGTCGGCCACTTCGCTGAATCCGGCCGGCTCTTCTACGAGATCTCCGAACTCTCCAAGATGCGGATCCCGACGGTGTCGATCGTCTTCGGCGCCTCCACCGCTGGCGGCGCCTACCAGCCGGGGATGAGCGACTACAACATCTTCGTGAGGAACCAGGCGATGGTCTCTCTCGGCGGGCCGCCCCTGGTCAAGATGGCGACCGGCGAGGACGCGGAACCGGAGAGCATCGGCGGCGCGGACATGCACTGCCGCGTTTCGGGACTGGGCGACTACCTGGCCCAGGACGAGATGGACGGCATCCGCCTGCTGCGCGACGTGGTCCACCACCTGAACTGGCGCAAGGAAGGCCCCGGCCCGAGCCTGCCGCCCGACGACCCGGTGCTCGATCCGGAGGAACTGCTTGGCCTCGTCTCCCGCGACCTGCGCTCTCCGCTCGACATCCGCGAGGTGATCGGGCGGGTCGTCGACGGTTCCCGCTTCGAGGAGTTCAAGCCGCTCTACGGGCCGACGATCGTCTGCGGCTGGTCCTCGATCCACGGCTACCCGGTCGGCATCCTGGGCAACAACGGCGCGCTGTTCTCCGAGTCGGCGGAGAAGGCGACCCAGTTCATCCAGCTTTGCAACCAGATCGACGTGCCGCTGCTGTTTCTGCACAACATCACCGGCTACATCGTCGGCACCGACTACGAGCAGGGCGGGATCACGAAGAACGGCTCGAAGATGATCAACGCGGTCGCCAACTCGACCGTGCCGCACCTCTCGGTGATCGTCGGCGCTTCCTACGGCGCCGGCAACTATGGCATGAGCGGCCGCGCCTACGGCACGCGGTTCACGTACATCTGGCCGACCGCGAAGATCGCGGTCATGGGTCCGGAGCAGATGGCCGGCGTGATGACGATCGTCACCCGGGCGGCGGCGAAGCGGCGCGGAATCCCCTTCGACGAGGAGGCCGACCGAAAGCGCGCGGCCGGCGTCATCCACTGGGCCGAGAAGCGCTCGTTGGGTCTCTACGCGACGTCCCGAGTTTCCGACGACGGCATGATCGACCCGCGCGACACCCGCACCGTGCTCGGCCTGTCGCTGTCCGCCTGCCACAGCCGGGCAGTCGAGGGGGCGAAGGGCTATGCCGTCTTCAGGATGTAG
- a CDS encoding AMP-binding protein yields MPLTESHVPADTSSPVLETTVGGILREAAAAAPDTVALIEGVPGERRSWTYAELLADAERVARALAARFEKGERVAVWAPNIPEWVLLEYGAGLAGVVLVTVNPAYQPKELEYVLRQSRSSGIFYLRSFRGNPMEESLKQVADGLPELREIIPFDEFEEFVASATEDVELPEVSPDDPVQIQYTSGTTGFPKGAYLHHRGITNNARFTAERLGVKPGDAYVNPMPLFHTGGCVLGVLGPCQQQATLVNLVMFEPGLMLALVEELRATHLLGVPTMLIAVMEHPDFASRDLSSIHTVCSGGATVPADLVRRIESTLGVQFSIIYGQTEASPGVTLMKPDDSEEDKANTLGPVLPQTEMKVIDPETGATVPIGDAGELCCRGYLVMLGYFEMPDKTAETIDEDGWLHTGDLVTMDDRGYTTITGRLRDMIIRGGENIYPREIEELLFEHPQVADVAVVGLPDERWGEIVGAFVRDADPADPVSDAELHTYCRENLSPQKTPKAWYRVDEFPLTPSGKIQKFVLVEEWRKGAYSAA; encoded by the coding sequence ATGCCGCTGACCGAGAGCCACGTTCCCGCCGACACGAGTTCACCCGTTCTCGAGACGACCGTCGGCGGCATTCTCCGGGAAGCCGCGGCCGCGGCCCCGGACACCGTGGCCCTGATCGAGGGCGTGCCGGGCGAGCGGCGGTCCTGGACCTACGCCGAACTCCTGGCCGACGCGGAGCGCGTGGCGCGGGCGCTGGCGGCGCGCTTCGAGAAGGGCGAGCGGGTCGCGGTCTGGGCGCCGAACATCCCGGAGTGGGTGCTGCTCGAGTACGGCGCGGGCCTGGCCGGCGTGGTCCTGGTGACGGTCAACCCGGCGTACCAGCCGAAGGAACTCGAGTACGTGCTGCGCCAGTCGCGGTCGTCCGGCATCTTCTACCTGCGCTCGTTCCGCGGCAATCCGATGGAGGAGTCTCTCAAGCAGGTGGCGGACGGCCTGCCGGAACTCAGGGAGATCATCCCGTTCGACGAGTTCGAGGAATTCGTGGCCTCCGCCACCGAAGACGTCGAGCTCCCCGAGGTGAGTCCGGACGACCCGGTGCAGATCCAGTACACGTCGGGAACCACCGGCTTCCCGAAGGGTGCTTACCTCCATCACCGCGGAATCACGAACAACGCGCGCTTCACCGCCGAACGCCTCGGTGTCAAGCCTGGCGACGCCTACGTCAACCCGATGCCCCTGTTCCACACGGGCGGTTGCGTGCTGGGCGTCCTCGGTCCATGCCAGCAGCAGGCGACCCTGGTCAACCTGGTCATGTTCGAACCCGGGCTCATGCTGGCGTTGGTCGAAGAGCTGCGCGCCACCCACCTCCTCGGCGTGCCGACGATGCTGATCGCCGTGATGGAGCATCCGGATTTCGCGAGCCGAGACCTGTCGTCCATCCACACCGTCTGCTCCGGCGGCGCGACGGTGCCCGCCGACCTGGTGCGGCGGATCGAGAGCACGCTCGGCGTGCAGTTCTCGATCATCTACGGCCAGACCGAGGCGTCGCCGGGCGTGACGCTGATGAAGCCGGACGACAGCGAGGAGGACAAGGCGAACACCCTCGGCCCGGTCCTGCCGCAGACCGAGATGAAGGTGATCGACCCCGAGACCGGCGCCACCGTGCCGATCGGCGACGCGGGCGAACTCTGCTGCCGCGGGTATCTCGTGATGCTCGGGTACTTCGAGATGCCGGACAAGACGGCCGAGACGATCGACGAGGACGGCTGGCTCCACACCGGCGACCTGGTGACGATGGACGACCGCGGCTACACGACGATCACCGGCCGGCTGAGGGACATGATCATCCGCGGCGGCGAGAACATCTACCCGCGCGAGATCGAGGAGCTGCTGTTCGAGCACCCGCAGGTCGCGGACGTCGCGGTGGTGGGCCTGCCGGACGAGCGCTGGGGCGAGATCGTCGGCGCCTTCGTCCGCGACGCCGACCCGGCCGACCCGGTCTCGGACGCGGAACTCCACACCTACTGCCGCGAGAACCTGTCTCCGCAGAAGACGCCGAAGGCCTGGTACCGGGTCGATGAGTTCCCGCTCACGCCGTCCGGGAAGATCCAGAAGTTTGTCCTGGTGGAGGAGTGGCGGAAGGGAGCCTACAGCGCGGCCTGA
- a CDS encoding MBL fold metallo-hydrolase yields the protein MTNKVAEKVLDSLYRVVVPLPRNPLKEVNCYVLAGDDRWLVIDTGMNRPECREVLTAGLDEIGVDLEKTDFLATHLHADHHGLIPELLRPGRTASMGAIDAASMGRAHGGWSEDSPMGVYLRRSGFPPEELAESFKRHPGARFSGRMMEYAPLDEGDVIEIAGYRLEVIDTPGHTFGHISLYDRAKRLFIAGDHILGDITPNIQAWADDHDPLGLYLDSIAKVEALDVDLCLPGHRSLIHDFKGRCRELREHHEVRGQEVVDILRANGGRNAYETAREMTWDIRARSWDDFPIMQRWFATGEAIAHLRWLEDLGELQREDAGERILYSA from the coding sequence ATGACCAACAAAGTCGCCGAGAAAGTCCTCGACTCGCTCTACCGGGTCGTCGTTCCGTTGCCGCGGAATCCGCTCAAGGAAGTGAACTGCTACGTCCTCGCCGGGGACGACCGCTGGCTTGTCATCGACACGGGAATGAACCGTCCCGAGTGCCGGGAGGTCCTGACCGCCGGCCTCGACGAGATCGGCGTGGACCTCGAGAAGACCGACTTCCTGGCGACCCATCTCCACGCCGACCACCACGGCCTGATTCCGGAACTGCTGCGGCCCGGCCGAACCGCGTCGATGGGCGCCATCGACGCCGCCTCGATGGGTCGGGCCCACGGCGGCTGGTCCGAGGACAGCCCGATGGGCGTCTATCTCAGGCGCAGCGGCTTTCCGCCCGAGGAACTGGCCGAGTCCTTCAAGCGGCACCCCGGCGCGCGCTTCAGCGGCCGGATGATGGAGTACGCACCGCTGGACGAGGGCGACGTGATCGAGATCGCCGGCTACCGGCTGGAGGTCATCGACACGCCGGGGCATACCTTCGGCCACATCTCGCTCTACGACCGGGCCAAACGCCTTTTCATCGCCGGTGACCACATCCTGGGCGACATCACGCCCAACATCCAGGCCTGGGCCGACGACCACGATCCCCTGGGCCTCTACCTGGACAGCATCGCCAAGGTCGAGGCGCTCGACGTCGACCTCTGCCTGCCAGGCCACCGGAGTCTCATCCACGACTTCAAGGGCCGCTGCCGCGAACTCCGTGAGCACCACGAAGTCCGCGGCCAGGAAGTCGTCGACATCCTGCGCGCGAACGGCGGCCGCAACGCCTACGAGACCGCCAGGGAGATGACCTGGGACATCCGCGCGAGGTCCTGGGACGACTTCCCGATCATGCAGCGCTGGTTCGCGACCGGGGAAGCGATCGCGCACTTGCGCTGGCTGGAGGACCTGGGAGAGCTGCAGCGGGAAGACGCCGGCGAGCGGATTCTGTACAGCGCCTGA
- a CDS encoding DUF4160 domain-containing protein, giving the protein MHEVSRFYGIIVEMECGDTPPAHFHVRYGGAVALIGIEKLTMLKGRLPPRALGLVMEWADLHRAELRQAWKRGQRSEDLGKIAPLE; this is encoded by the coding sequence ATGCATGAAGTCAGTCGCTTCTACGGGATCATCGTCGAGATGGAGTGTGGAGACACGCCTCCGGCCCACTTCCACGTCCGATACGGCGGCGCGGTTGCGTTGATCGGCATCGAGAAGCTGACCATGTTGAAGGGCCGCCTCCCGCCGCGCGCCCTCGGCCTGGTGATGGAATGGGCCGACCTGCACCGGGCCGAGCTGCGGCAGGCCTGGAAGCGCGGGCAGCGCTCGGAAGACCTGGGGAAGATCGCGCCGCTGGAGTGA
- a CDS encoding serine O-acetyltransferase, translating to MKNLREDTRRLRAIKTKPFPFYVLESLLFENGYQAVVLYRIAHWFKSRRIPVVGPFVARLSLFLNSVDIAPGARMGPGLFISHGIGLVIGNGVRIGRNGTLLHQVTIGAPTGRRLDQMPTLGDNVFVGAGSRLIGEIEIGDDVFIGVNCVVTEDIPAGTKVTTTAGLALEAAGGAEGLGTLGNRP from the coding sequence TTGAAGAACCTGCGCGAGGACACGCGCCGTCTGCGCGCGATCAAGACGAAGCCGTTCCCCTTCTATGTCCTCGAGTCGCTGCTCTTCGAGAACGGCTACCAGGCCGTCGTCCTCTACCGGATTGCCCACTGGTTCAAGAGCCGTCGCATCCCGGTCGTGGGGCCGTTCGTCGCCCGGCTGTCGCTGTTTCTGAACAGCGTCGACATCGCGCCGGGGGCCCGCATGGGACCGGGCCTGTTCATCAGCCACGGCATCGGCCTGGTGATCGGCAACGGCGTGCGCATCGGGCGAAACGGAACGTTGCTCCACCAGGTGACGATCGGCGCCCCGACCGGCAGGCGTCTGGACCAGATGCCGACCCTCGGCGACAACGTCTTCGTAGGCGCCGGCAGTCGCCTGATCGGAGAGATCGAGATTGGCGACGACGTCTTCATCGGCGTGAACTGCGTCGTGACCGAGGACATCCCGGCCGGCACCAAGGTCACGACGACCGCGGGCCTGGCGCTGGAAGCCGCCGGTGGCGCGGAGGGCCTTGGTACGCTTGGGAATCGCCCTTGA
- a CDS encoding type II toxin-antitoxin system VapC family toxin has product MIHLDTSALVDALVPPHRSFDRLMSFVEDGHRLCISTLVLYEWLRGPRTVAERLAQEQILPAAAAVPFDAEAAARAAEIYEVVSRPRRRQADIAIAACALVQGAALWTLNERDFADVPELEIVQ; this is encoded by the coding sequence ATGATTCACCTTGACACCTCGGCCCTGGTGGACGCTCTCGTTCCTCCTCACCGTTCGTTTGACCGGCTGATGTCCTTCGTTGAGGACGGCCACCGTTTGTGCATCTCCACACTGGTTCTGTACGAGTGGCTTCGCGGACCGCGAACGGTGGCGGAGCGACTGGCGCAGGAGCAGATCCTGCCGGCCGCCGCTGCCGTACCGTTCGACGCCGAGGCCGCGGCCCGAGCTGCCGAGATCTACGAAGTCGTCTCGCGGCCCCGCCGCCGCCAGGCGGACATCGCGATCGCGGCGTGCGCCCTGGTTCAGGGCGCCGCGCTCTGGACGCTCAACGAGCGCGACTTTGCGGATGTACCCGAGCTGGAGATCGTCCAGTAA
- a CDS encoding ribbon-helix-helix protein, CopG family: protein MVVRATYSLDEATVRRLRRTAERLGKPQSQIVREAIADYAARCDRLSEVERLRMLEVLGRLRSAHVTGSAEAVEAELREIRESRRVGWDRDSDRR, encoded by the coding sequence ATGGTGGTACGTGCGACCTACTCGCTCGACGAAGCTACCGTCCGGCGCCTTCGGCGAACGGCGGAGCGGCTCGGCAAACCTCAAAGCCAGATCGTTCGCGAGGCGATCGCCGACTATGCGGCCCGTTGCGACAGGCTGAGCGAGGTCGAGCGGCTCAGGATGCTGGAAGTGCTCGGCCGACTGCGCAGCGCGCACGTGACGGGCTCGGCGGAGGCGGTCGAGGCCGAGTTGCGTGAGATCCGCGAATCCCGTCGCGTCGGCTGGGACCGCGATTCCGATCGGCGATGA
- a CDS encoding glycosyltransferase family 2 protein encodes MLGERVPTVAALVLNYNGRDITLQALASLEGMTYPACELIHIDNGSSDGSSEAVAAAHPKVTQIRVEENQGVVYGLNLGIELAVNRGVDYLLLLNNDIEVEPDFLDELVAVAEAGPAIGCVGPKILYHGERDRLWSAGGRIRFRESMTRERGEGHVDRGQFDRDEEVPYVNGCAMLVRRSVVEEIGLWDPLFHLALDDADWCMRMKARGYRCYYAHRAVLYHMVARTVGGYRASRTFFNGRSAALFVRRYGGPAQWCSFLLFLSAGLFLAFFRELVRGNQGAVIAKFRGVIEGLRAPMEPPPGIDLREDHAQAAGSERL; translated from the coding sequence GTGCTTGGGGAACGAGTACCAACCGTTGCCGCCCTCGTCCTGAACTACAACGGGCGCGACATCACGTTGCAAGCGTTGGCGAGCCTCGAAGGGATGACGTACCCCGCCTGCGAGTTGATCCACATCGACAATGGTTCCAGCGACGGCTCGAGCGAGGCGGTGGCCGCTGCCCACCCGAAGGTCACTCAGATCCGGGTCGAGGAGAATCAGGGCGTCGTCTACGGCCTGAACCTGGGAATCGAGCTGGCGGTGAATCGCGGCGTCGACTACCTCCTGTTGCTCAACAACGACATCGAGGTCGAGCCGGACTTCCTCGACGAACTCGTCGCGGTAGCCGAGGCGGGTCCCGCTATCGGCTGCGTGGGTCCGAAGATCCTCTACCACGGCGAGCGCGACCGTCTCTGGTCCGCCGGGGGCCGCATCCGCTTCCGCGAGTCGATGACCCGGGAGCGCGGCGAAGGCCACGTCGATCGCGGCCAGTTCGACCGCGACGAGGAAGTGCCCTACGTCAACGGCTGCGCGATGCTGGTGCGCCGCTCGGTCGTCGAGGAGATCGGCCTCTGGGATCCGCTGTTCCATCTGGCGCTCGACGACGCGGACTGGTGCATGCGGATGAAGGCGCGTGGCTACCGCTGCTACTACGCGCACCGGGCGGTGCTCTACCACATGGTGGCGCGGACCGTCGGCGGCTACCGGGCCTCGCGTACGTTCTTCAATGGTCGCAGCGCCGCGCTGTTCGTGCGCCGCTACGGCGGGCCGGCGCAGTGGTGCTCGTTCCTCTTGTTTCTCTCGGCGGGCCTCTTCCTGGCCTTCTTTCGCGAACTCGTCCGCGGCAACCAGGGCGCCGTGATCGCCAAGTTCCGCGGCGTGATCGAGGGCCTCCGGGCGCCGATGGAACCGCCGCCGGGGATCGACCTGCGCGAGGACCACGCGCAGGCTGCAGGTTCGGAGCGGTTATGA
- a CDS encoding PQQ-binding-like beta-propeller repeat protein produces the protein MPSIVAAALGQSAAEPASGPLWPGFRGPDGIPVSDNDRLPLHWSTTENVEWSVDVPGSGWSSPIVVGDTVFLTTAARSTEATKRPEFGTEYSNEFMRELREQGLPWEEVLKRHDERFIEFPDEVDLDYQLIAWSLEDGAELWRRTFFAGPPPGGRHSKNTFASETPVTDGETIFVYSTGLGLWAYSLDGELRWERRLDPFQIYMDFGTGGSPALTDDLVVILNDNQEHPFLAAFSKQDGREFWRAARGRLAAPHAPNHRTSWSTPFVWRHDERTEIVALGPYTVISYDPMGRELWRLTRHSLLPVPTPFAYGGLLYVTSGVHGDQNRPITAIRPGAAGDLTLGDDETSSEFVVWNDDRAGTYIPTPIPYKGSLWVVYDRGIFARYDAATGERLYRARIEDSNGHFTTSPWAYRDRVFATDEAGTTFVFGTGDEFEQLHANPLDEMTLASPALAGDRLVMRTRSKLYSFREQ, from the coding sequence GTGCCCAGCATTGTCGCGGCCGCGCTCGGGCAGTCGGCGGCAGAACCGGCGTCGGGGCCACTCTGGCCCGGCTTCCGTGGACCAGACGGCATTCCCGTCTCGGACAACGACCGGCTGCCGCTCCACTGGTCGACCACCGAGAACGTCGAATGGAGCGTCGACGTGCCGGGCTCCGGCTGGTCGTCGCCGATCGTCGTCGGCGACACCGTCTTCCTGACCACGGCGGCCAGATCGACCGAGGCGACCAAGCGGCCGGAGTTCGGCACCGAGTACAGCAACGAGTTCATGCGCGAACTCCGCGAACAGGGGCTTCCCTGGGAGGAGGTCCTCAAGCGCCACGACGAACGCTTCATCGAGTTCCCCGACGAAGTCGATCTCGACTACCAGTTGATCGCCTGGTCGCTCGAGGACGGCGCCGAACTCTGGCGACGCACCTTCTTCGCCGGACCGCCTCCCGGCGGCCGCCACTCGAAGAACACCTTCGCCTCCGAGACGCCGGTCACCGACGGCGAGACGATCTTCGTCTACAGCACAGGTCTCGGCCTGTGGGCCTACTCGCTCGACGGCGAACTGCGCTGGGAGCGGCGGCTGGACCCGTTCCAGATCTACATGGACTTCGGGACCGGCGGCTCGCCCGCCCTCACGGACGACCTCGTCGTCATCCTGAACGACAACCAGGAGCATCCGTTCCTCGCCGCCTTCTCCAAGCAGGACGGCCGCGAGTTCTGGCGCGCGGCCCGGGGACGGCTCGCCGCTCCGCACGCCCCGAACCACCGAACCTCCTGGAGCACACCCTTCGTCTGGCGCCACGACGAGCGCACCGAGATCGTGGCTCTCGGCCCCTACACCGTGATCAGCTACGACCCGATGGGCCGGGAGCTGTGGCGGCTGACGCGGCACTCGCTGCTCCCCGTGCCGACGCCTTTCGCCTACGGCGGCCTGCTCTACGTGACGTCGGGCGTTCACGGAGACCAGAACCGCCCGATTACGGCGATCCGCCCCGGCGCCGCCGGCGATCTCACCCTCGGCGATGACGAGACGAGCAGCGAGTTCGTTGTCTGGAACGACGACCGCGCCGGCACCTACATCCCGACGCCGATTCCCTACAAAGGCTCCCTGTGGGTGGTCTACGACCGCGGCATCTTCGCCCGCTACGACGCGGCCACCGGGGAACGGCTGTATCGGGCGCGGATCGAGGACTCGAACGGCCACTTCACGACCTCGCCCTGGGCCTACCGCGACCGCGTCTTCGCCACCGACGAGGCCGGCACGACGTTCGTGTTCGGAACCGGCGACGAGTTCGAGCAGCTCCACGCGAATCCACTGGACGAGATGACCCTCGCGTCCCCGGCACTGGCCGGCGACCGGCTGGTCATGCGAACGCGGTCGAAGCTGTACAGCTTCCGGGAGCAGTAG
- a CDS encoding class I SAM-dependent methyltransferase, with translation MVDCLVCAGSSVERFLDLGSTALANKFPSAEGLSRPEPRFPLRVGFCHGCGHVQLVERVPPAAMFTDYLYVSSASDTLRGHFDDLAGTLTARHGLADGGLVIDIGCNDASLLCCFRDRGTRTLGVDPAENLAEFSRETGIERYRGFFGADTAGEIADRWGRAALVTATNTFPHIPDLSGFVAGLDAVLAPGGAFVLEAHYLVDLLDQLAFDTVYHEHVSYWALGPMMRLFADHGMEVVRAERLPIHHGQLRATVMRRGEGEVDRSVDEVLTAERQLGIDRVDTWRAFAGRVDRLKAEVVDCLNGLKADGRRLAGYGAPAKGSTLLEFFGVGPETLDFIADRSPLKQGRYTPGSHIPIVAPERLLEKPAPDHVLLLAWNFEEEILEQQAEFRRRGGRFILPVPEVRVV, from the coding sequence ATGGTTGATTGCCTCGTCTGTGCCGGATCAAGCGTCGAGAGGTTCCTCGACCTCGGCAGCACCGCGCTCGCCAACAAATTCCCGAGCGCCGAGGGCCTGAGCCGCCCCGAACCCCGCTTCCCGCTGCGCGTCGGCTTCTGCCACGGCTGCGGCCATGTGCAGCTCGTCGAACGCGTACCGCCGGCCGCGATGTTCACGGACTACCTCTACGTGTCGTCCGCCTCCGACACGCTGCGGGGCCACTTCGACGATCTGGCGGGCACGCTCACTGCCAGGCATGGCCTCGCCGACGGCGGCCTGGTCATCGACATCGGCTGCAACGACGCTTCGCTCCTCTGCTGCTTCCGCGACCGCGGCACCAGGACCTTGGGCGTCGACCCTGCCGAGAACCTGGCCGAGTTCAGCCGCGAAACCGGGATCGAGCGCTACCGCGGATTCTTCGGCGCGGACACTGCCGGCGAGATCGCTGACCGGTGGGGTCGGGCGGCGCTGGTGACCGCGACGAACACGTTCCCGCACATCCCCGACCTCTCGGGCTTCGTCGCCGGCCTCGACGCAGTGTTGGCGCCCGGCGGCGCCTTCGTCCTCGAGGCGCACTACCTGGTCGATCTGCTCGACCAACTCGCGTTCGACACCGTGTACCACGAGCACGTCTCCTACTGGGCGCTGGGTCCGATGATGCGGCTCTTCGCGGACCACGGCATGGAGGTCGTGCGGGCGGAACGGCTGCCGATCCACCATGGCCAACTCCGGGCCACCGTGATGCGGCGTGGCGAGGGCGAGGTGGACCGCAGCGTGGACGAGGTTCTGACCGCCGAAAGGCAACTCGGCATCGACCGCGTCGACACCTGGCGCGCGTTCGCCGGGCGGGTCGACCGGTTGAAGGCGGAGGTCGTGGACTGCCTCAATGGACTCAAGGCGGACGGCCGCCGTCTCGCTGGCTACGGCGCTCCCGCCAAGGGCAGCACGCTGCTTGAATTCTTCGGTGTCGGCCCGGAAACGCTCGACTTCATCGCCGACCGCAGCCCGCTCAAGCAGGGCCGCTACACGCCGGGCTCCCACATCCCGATCGTCGCGCCGGAGCGGCTGCTGGAGAAACCAGCGCCGGACCACGTCCTGCTCCTGGCCTGGAACTTCGAGGAGGAGATCCTTGAGCAGCAGGCCGAGTTCCGCCGCCGCGGCGGCAGGTTCATTCTGCCGGTGCCGGAAGTCCGCGTCGTGTAG
- a CDS encoding GHMP kinase: protein MDQSRLIVTRTPLRVSLVGGGTDLPAFYRREGGAVLSTTIDRYVYVTVKRHSELFFEPVRVNYSRSEQVERIDELDNNIARECLRFVAVDPPVYISTVGDVPASTGLGGSSAFAVGLLNALHSYRGERASAGQLAEEACHIEIDVLGARIGKQDQYAAAYGGLNLLSFKPDGGVTVEHLRIPGDRLRELFRSVLMFWTGHQRDASAVLSEQDDRTDLNLESLCRMRDQARDLHRDLGAGDVDVEGIGRLLDEGWRMKRELAGSITTPLIDGWYDAAIAAGALGGKLCGAGGGGFLLFVVPPDRQAAVRSALADLYELPVGHESHGSQLVAPFHHG, encoded by the coding sequence GTGGACCAGTCCAGGCTGATCGTGACCCGCACTCCGCTGCGGGTGTCTCTGGTCGGCGGAGGCACCGACCTGCCGGCGTTCTACCGGCGCGAGGGCGGCGCCGTGCTCTCGACCACGATCGACCGCTACGTCTACGTCACGGTGAAGCGCCACAGCGAGCTCTTCTTCGAGCCGGTGCGCGTCAACTACTCGCGGAGCGAACAGGTCGAACGGATCGACGAACTGGACAACAACATCGCCCGCGAGTGCCTGCGCTTCGTGGCCGTCGACCCGCCGGTCTACATCTCGACCGTCGGCGACGTGCCGGCTTCCACGGGCCTCGGCGGCTCGAGCGCCTTCGCCGTCGGCCTGCTGAACGCGCTGCACTCCTACAGGGGCGAGCGCGCCTCGGCAGGGCAACTGGCGGAGGAGGCCTGCCACATCGAGATCGATGTCCTGGGCGCGCGGATCGGCAAGCAGGACCAATACGCGGCGGCCTACGGCGGGCTCAACCTGCTGTCGTTCAAGCCGGACGGCGGAGTGACCGTCGAGCACCTGCGGATCCCCGGCGACCGGCTGCGCGAGCTGTTCCGTTCCGTGCTCATGTTCTGGACCGGACACCAGCGGGACGCCAGCGCTGTCCTCTCCGAACAGGACGACCGCACCGATCTGAACCTGGAATCGCTTTGCCGGATGCGCGACCAGGCGCGCGACCTGCACCGGGACCTCGGCGCGGGCGACGTCGACGTCGAGGGCATCGGCCGGCTCCTCGACGAAGGCTGGCGGATGAAGCGGGAACTCGCGGGATCGATCACCACGCCGCTGATCGACGGCTGGTACGACGCGGCGATTGCGGCCGGCGCCCTGGGAGGCAAGCTCTGCGGCGCCGGCGGCGGCGGGTTCCTTCTGTTCGTCGTGCCGCCCGATCGGCAGGCCGCGGTCCGTTCGGCGCTTGCCGACCTGTACGAGTTGCCCGTCGGCCACGAGTCTCACGGCTCGCAGCTCGTTGCCCCGTTCCACCATGGTTGA